A genomic stretch from Aedes albopictus strain Foshan chromosome 2, AalbF5, whole genome shotgun sequence includes:
- the LOC109406421 gene encoding transmembrane protein 267, whose protein sequence is MSPTLLLLLKHAVLLVICLVGDKLLQIVQKPPLLRAAVDNVTHALVGLIAAEIVVHQFRDQLGKSELWLLIGFGFGLASWIDVDHFIEARSFHIHDATNLTHRPFLHNSVIFLVLLIAICVLVQVQDNFRPLIWTAIAFVSFFTHHLRDAIRRGLWFRAPYLNYSTAPVLYWLYLVLTQLCPHAVIQLLHMQGKGSAGDHSIRYRPLQVV, encoded by the exons ATGTCGCCGACGTTACTACTGCTGCTAAAACACGCGGTGCTCCTTGTGATCTGCCTCGTCGGTGACAAACTTTTGCAGATCGTTCAGAAGCCCCCTCTGCTCAGGGCAGCCGTGGACAACGTGACTCACGCCCTGGTAGGGCTGATAGCTGCCGAAATAGTGGTGCATCAGTTTCGCGATCAGCTGGGCAAGAGCGAACTCTGGTTGCTGATTGGGTTCGGGTTCGGACTCGCCTCCTGGATCGACGTTGACCATTTTATCGAAGCGCGCTCGTTTCACATTCAT GACGCCACCAATCTGACTCATCGACCATTCCTTCATAACTCAGTGATATTCCTGGTGCTTCTCATCGCGATCTGTGTGCTGGTCCAGGTGCAGGACAATTTCCGGCCGTTGATTTGGACGGCCATTGCTTTCGTGTCATTTTTCACGCACCATCTGAGGGATGCAATCCGGCGGGGGCTTTGGTTCCGAGCGCCCTATCTCAACTACAGTACCGCTCCGGTGCTTTATTGGCTCTACTTGGTACTGACGCAGCTGTGCCCGCACGCAGTGATCCAACTGCTGCACATGCAGGGTAAAGGAAGTGCGGGAGACCACTCGATTCGATATCGACCACTTCAAGTAGTTTaa
- the LOC109417267 gene encoding ceramide-1-phosphate transfer protein, with protein MAQDKFDLQKVHGSFERCLAGNDNEDDVFLDPYLEAFKELYKFFSLMGTVFGFVSSDVKEKVEILEKLRKHADHGERFETVRSMMDYERDGNLLAKKDYVSGSRTLLRLHRGLDFIYLFLKRLGELESANANTCAVCQTAYNETLAQFHPWLIRKGAVMAMYAMPNRDQLLEKVCLDASLAIKLLPEMLGVARQVYDRTQNLYTLYDMHGLP; from the exons ATGGCTCAAGACAAGTTCGATCTTCAGAAAGTGCACGGCAGCTTCGAACGGTGTCTGGCTGGCAACGACAACGAAGACGATGTTTTCCTCGATCCCTACTTGGAAGCCTTCAAGGAACTCTACAA ATTCTTCTCGCTGATGGGCACCGTGTTCGGTTTCGTCAGCAGTGACGTCAAGGAGAAGGTCGAGATCCTGGAGAAGCTCCGGAAGCACGCGGACCATGGCGAACGGTTCGAAACGGTGCGCAGCATGATGGACTATGAACGGGATGGCAATCTGCTGGCCAAGAAGGATTACGTATCGGGCAGTCGAACACTGCTAAGGCTTCATCGGGGGCTTG ACTTCATCTACCTATTCCTGAAACGGCTCGGTGAACTAGAAAGCGCGAATGCCAACACCTGCGCCGTTTGCCAAACGGCTTATAACGAAACCCTGGCCCAGTTCCACCCGTGGTTGATCCGGAAGGGTGCCGTCATGGCCATGTACGCCATGCCCAACCGAGATCAGCTGTTGGAAAAAGTTTGCCTGGATGCAAGCTTAGCGATCAAGTTGCTTCCAGAGATGTTAGGCGTCGCGCGGCAGGTGTACGATCGGACTCAGAATTTGTACACGCTGTACGATATGCATGGATTGCCCTGA